In a single window of the Nilaparvata lugens isolate BPH chromosome 1, ASM1435652v1, whole genome shotgun sequence genome:
- the LOC111060904 gene encoding 28S ribosomal protein S28, mitochondrial: protein MIASTCCFKSLYPLIRPKNMTPISSLFVQKFCFSDENTPAKKGFAEAFERHSKPITEEEPKPDLSFATLFKNSKLIDLGDPQGKTVVGKIFHVVGDDLYIDFGWKFHCVCTRPNKNGSDYVRGAKVRIMIKDLELSTRFLGSEKDLTILEADATLLGLISSPARSTQQFDSQTSRAS, encoded by the exons ATGATAGCTTCAACATGTTGCTTCAAAAGTTTGTATCCACTTATCAGACCAAAGAACATGACACCAATATcttcattatttgttcaaaaGTTTTGTTTTTCTGATGAAAATACACCAGCAAAAAAAGGATTTGCTGAAGCATTTGAAAGACATTCAAAGCCCATAACTGAAGAAGAACCTAAGCCAGACCTTTCCTTTGCTACGTTATTTAAGAACTCTAAGCTAATTGAT TTGGGTGACCCTCAAGGCAAAACAGTTGTcggaaaaatatttcatgtcgTTGGAGATGATCTGTACATTGATTTTGGATGGAAGTTCCATTGTGTCTGTACAAGGCCAAACAAAAATGGAAG tGATTACGTTCGTGGAGCAAAAGTTAGAATTATGATTAAAGATTTGGAATTATCAACAAGGTTTCTTGGTTCCGAAAAAGATCTAACCATACTCGAAGCTGATGCTACACTTCTTGGACTAATTTCATCGCCTGCAAGATCAACTCAACAATTTGATTCTCAAACAAGTCGTGCTTCAtag